A part of Desulfobacter sp. genomic DNA contains:
- a CDS encoding tRNA-binding protein, whose protein sequence is MKIAPIKETITSKEFDKIDIRVGTIERVEDVEKSDKLVRLIVDFGDHKRNILAGIKQEREKPKEIEGIQALFVVNLEPRKMMGELSEGMLFDIGYADGILPALSVPEKPVPNGTRVG, encoded by the coding sequence ATGAAAATAGCTCCGATTAAAGAAACCATCACCTCCAAAGAATTTGACAAGATTGATATCCGGGTAGGAACAATTGAACGTGTCGAGGATGTAGAAAAATCCGATAAGCTTGTCCGGCTGATTGTGGATTTCGGAGATCACAAAAGGAACATACTGGCCGGGATCAAACAGGAGCGGGAAAAACCAAAAGAAATAGAAGGCATCCAGGCATTATTCGTGGTGAACCTGGAGCCCAGAAAAATGATGGGAGAACTTTCTGAAGGAATGCTATTCGACATTGGTTATGCAGATGGAATTTTACCCGCGCTGTCTGTGCCCGAGAAACCCGTACCGAATGGAACGAGGGTTGGATAA